One part of the Arabidopsis thaliana chromosome 1 sequence genome encodes these proteins:
- a CDS encoding 3-oxo-5-alpha-steroid 4-dehydrogenase (DUF1295), whose amino-acid sequence MGTVLDSHFLALTAIVTVIYQFIFFVITALFKFDQVTDFAGSTNFVILAVLTLVLKASWHFRQIVLTLLVVVWGLRLGIFLLMRILQWGEDRRFDEQRGNIVRLIIFWTLQAVWVWTVSLPLTLVNASDGGGSLKPADVIGWTMWVFGFLIEAAADQQKLSFKNSPENRGKWCDVGVWKYSRHPNYFGEMLLWWGIFVAASPVLEGAEYLVIFGPLFLTLLLLFVSGIPLLEASADKKHGNSGAYRSYKKTTSPLILFPRGVYGNLPGWFKTVFLFEFPFYSRNLPQELG is encoded by the exons ATGGGAACAGTTCTCGATTCGCATTTTCTGGCTCTCACTGCTATTGTCACT GTGATTTACCAGTTCATATTCTTCGTAATCACGGctcttttcaaatttgatcAAGTCACTGACTTTGCTG GTAGCACAAACTTCGTTATACTTGCTGTGTTAACACTTGTTCTCAAAGCCTCTTGGCATTTTCGACAG ATAGTATTGACTTTGCTAGTTGTGGTATGGGGTCTTCGCTTGGGGATTTTCCTTCTAATGAG GATCTTGCAATGGGGGGAAGATCGTCGCTTTGATGAACAGCGTGGAAATATAGTGAGACTAATCATTTTCTGGACTCTTCAG GCTGTGTGGGTTTGGACGGTTAGCTTACCTTTAACACTTGTTAATGCAAGTGATGGTGGTGGATCTCTTAAACCCGCAGATGTTATCGGTTGGACTATGTGGGTTTTCGGTTTCTTGATTGAAGCTGCAGCTGATCAACAGAAGCTATCATTCAAAAACTCTcctgaaaacagaggaaaatggTGTGATGTTGGAGTCTGGAAGTATTCAAGACATCCAAACTACTTCGGTGAG ATGTTACTGTGGTGGGGAATCTTTGTGGCTGCATCGCCTGTGCTTGAAGGTGCAGAGTATCTTGTCATATTCGGACCACTCTTTCTCACTTTGCTACTTCTATTCGTCAGCGGCATACCATTACTCGAG GCATCGGCTGACAAAAAACATGGAAACTCAGGAGCTTACAGATCCtacaagaagacaacaag TCCTCTGATTCTGTTCCCAAGAGGAGTGTATGGGAACTTACCAGGATGGTTCAAGACGGTCTTTCTCTTCGAGTTTCCATTTTACAGCCGAAATCTCCCTCAAGAG TTAGGGTAG
- a CDS encoding 3-oxo-5-alpha-steroid 4-dehydrogenase (DUF1295) (FUNCTIONS IN: oxidoreductase activity, acting on the CH-CH group of donors; INVOLVED IN: lipid metabolic process; LOCATED IN: plasma membrane, vacuole; EXPRESSED IN: 24 plant structures; EXPRESSED DURING: 13 growth stages; CONTAINS InterPro DOMAIN/s: 3-oxo-5-alpha-steroid 4-dehydrogenase, C-terminal (InterPro:IPR001104), Protein of unknown function DUF1295 (InterPro:IPR010721); BEST Arabidopsis thaliana protein match is: Protein of unknown function (DUF1295) (TAIR:AT1G18180.1); Has 35333 Blast hits to 34131 proteins in 2444 species: Archae - 798; Bacteria - 22429; Metazoa - 974; Fungi - 991; Plants - 531; Viruses - 0; Other Eukaryotes - 9610 (source: NCBI BLink).) produces the protein MGTVLDSHFLALTAIVTVIYQFIFFVITALFKFDQVTDFAGSTNFVILAVLTLVLKASWHFRQIVLTLLVVVWGLRLGIFLLMRILQWGEDRRFDEQRGNIVRLIIFWTLQAVWVWTVSLPLTLVNASDGGGSLKPADVIGWTMWVFGFLIEAAADQQKLSFKNSPENRGKWCDVGVWKYSRHPNYFGEMLLWWGIFVAASPVLEGAEYLVIFGPLFLTLLLLFVSGIPLLEASADKKHGNSGAYRSYKKTTSPLILFPRGVYGNLPGWFKTVFLFEFPFYSRNLPQEGRLQNSKEKEVKDD, from the exons ATGGGAACAGTTCTCGATTCGCATTTTCTGGCTCTCACTGCTATTGTCACT GTGATTTACCAGTTCATATTCTTCGTAATCACGGctcttttcaaatttgatcAAGTCACTGACTTTGCTG GTAGCACAAACTTCGTTATACTTGCTGTGTTAACACTTGTTCTCAAAGCCTCTTGGCATTTTCGACAG ATAGTATTGACTTTGCTAGTTGTGGTATGGGGTCTTCGCTTGGGGATTTTCCTTCTAATGAG GATCTTGCAATGGGGGGAAGATCGTCGCTTTGATGAACAGCGTGGAAATATAGTGAGACTAATCATTTTCTGGACTCTTCAG GCTGTGTGGGTTTGGACGGTTAGCTTACCTTTAACACTTGTTAATGCAAGTGATGGTGGTGGATCTCTTAAACCCGCAGATGTTATCGGTTGGACTATGTGGGTTTTCGGTTTCTTGATTGAAGCTGCAGCTGATCAACAGAAGCTATCATTCAAAAACTCTcctgaaaacagaggaaaatggTGTGATGTTGGAGTCTGGAAGTATTCAAGACATCCAAACTACTTCGGTGAG ATGTTACTGTGGTGGGGAATCTTTGTGGCTGCATCGCCTGTGCTTGAAGGTGCAGAGTATCTTGTCATATTCGGACCACTCTTTCTCACTTTGCTACTTCTATTCGTCAGCGGCATACCATTACTCGAG GCATCGGCTGACAAAAAACATGGAAACTCAGGAGCTTACAGATCCtacaagaagacaacaag TCCTCTGATTCTGTTCCCAAGAGGAGTGTATGGGAACTTACCAGGATGGTTCAAGACGGTCTTTCTCTTCGAGTTTCCATTTTACAGCCGAAATCTCCCTCAAGAG GGTAGACTCCAAAACagcaaagagaaagaagtaaaagatGACTGA
- a CDS encoding FKBP-like peptidyl-prolyl cis-trans isomerase family protein (FKBP-like peptidyl-prolyl cis-trans isomerase family protein; FUNCTIONS IN: FK506 binding, peptidyl-prolyl cis-trans isomerase activity; INVOLVED IN: protein folding; LOCATED IN: chloroplast; EXPRESSED IN: 24 plant structures; EXPRESSED DURING: 13 growth stages; CONTAINS InterPro DOMAIN/s: Peptidyl-prolyl cis-trans isomerase, FKBP-type (InterPro:IPR001179); BEST Arabidopsis thaliana protein match is: FKBP-like peptidyl-prolyl cis-trans isomerase family protein (TAIR:AT1G18170.1); Has 2070 Blast hits to 2058 proteins in 711 species: Archae - 0; Bacteria - 1307; Metazoa - 68; Fungi - 22; Plants - 368; Viruses - 0; Other Eukaryotes - 305 (source: NCBI BLink).): MATLFTATVPSHHRFVSPSQHPKQSLLSQSLSVTFTENPQPTAVVTLQEQQLTDWITSPVTRRFGIGAGFTWAGFLAFGVVSEQMKKSRLDVFQEEDNTRGLEKQEEIILPNGIRYYDLQVGSGATPSSGYLVVFDVKGQVHGTEQVFVDTFGGKGKSLAMVMDSRPYSKGLCQGIEHVLRSMKAGGKRRVIIPPSLGFGDRNVEFGQGLEIPPSATLDYIIEVDTVYCFQTIV; encoded by the exons ATGGCGACTCTCTTCACTGCGACGGTTCCTTCTCACCACCGTTTCGTCTCTCCATCCCAACATCCGAAACAGAGTCTTCTATCGCAGTCGCTAAGCGTCACATTCACGGAGAATCCACAACCAACGGCGGTGGTCACATTGCAGGAGCAGCAATTGACGGATTGGATTACTTCTCCGGTGACGCGACGGTTCGGAATCGGCGCCGGGTTTACCTGGGCTGGGTTTTTAGCTTTCGGTGTTGTCTCCGAGCAGATGAAGAAGTCACGACTCGATGTGTTTCAGGAAGAGGATAACACAAG AGGTTtagaaaagcaagaagagatCATCTTACCAAACGGCATAAG GTACTATGATCTACAAGTTGGAAGTGGAGCTACTCCAAGCTCAGGATACTTGGTAGTGTTTGATGTAAAGGGACAAGTACATGGCACTGAACAAGTGTTCGTGGACACATTTGGAGGCAAAGGCAAGTCACTAGCGATGGTAATGGACTCAAGACCGTATAGCAAGGGACTATGCCAAGGTATAGAGCATGTTCTCAGGTCAATGAAGGCTGGAGGTAAACGTAGAGTGATAATTCCACCGTCCTTAGGATTTGGAGACAGAAATGTCGAATTTGGACAGGGTTTGGAGATTCCTCCATCTGCAACACTTGACTATATCATCGAGGTTGATACAGTTTATTGTTTCCAAACTATTGTATGA
- a CDS encoding 3-oxo-5-alpha-steroid 4-dehydrogenase (DUF1295) (FUNCTIONS IN: oxidoreductase activity, acting on the CH-CH group of donors; INVOLVED IN: lipid metabolic process; LOCATED IN: plasma membrane, vacuole; EXPRESSED IN: 24 plant structures; EXPRESSED DURING: 13 growth stages; CONTAINS InterPro DOMAIN/s: 3-oxo-5-alpha-steroid 4-dehydrogenase, C-terminal (InterPro:IPR001104), Protein of unknown function DUF1295 (InterPro:IPR010721); BEST Arabidopsis thaliana protein match is: Protein of unknown function (DUF1295) (TAIR:AT1G18180.1); Has 1888 Blast hits to 1888 proteins in 328 species: Archae - 0; Bacteria - 488; Metazoa - 78; Fungi - 114; Plants - 114; Viruses - 0; Other Eukaryotes - 1094 (source: NCBI BLink).) produces the protein MRILQWGEDRRFDEQRGNIVRLIIFWTLQAVWVWTVSLPLTLVNASDGGGSLKPADVIGWTMWVFGFLIEAAADQQKLSFKNSPENRGKWCDVGVWKYSRHPNYFGEMLLWWGIFVAASPVLEGAEYLVIFGPLFLTLLLLFVSGIPLLEASADKKHGNSGAYRSYKKTTSPLILFPRGVYGNLPGWFKTVFLFEFPFYSRNLPQELG, from the exons ATGAG GATCTTGCAATGGGGGGAAGATCGTCGCTTTGATGAACAGCGTGGAAATATAGTGAGACTAATCATTTTCTGGACTCTTCAG GCTGTGTGGGTTTGGACGGTTAGCTTACCTTTAACACTTGTTAATGCAAGTGATGGTGGTGGATCTCTTAAACCCGCAGATGTTATCGGTTGGACTATGTGGGTTTTCGGTTTCTTGATTGAAGCTGCAGCTGATCAACAGAAGCTATCATTCAAAAACTCTcctgaaaacagaggaaaatggTGTGATGTTGGAGTCTGGAAGTATTCAAGACATCCAAACTACTTCGGTGAG ATGTTACTGTGGTGGGGAATCTTTGTGGCTGCATCGCCTGTGCTTGAAGGTGCAGAGTATCTTGTCATATTCGGACCACTCTTTCTCACTTTGCTACTTCTATTCGTCAGCGGCATACCATTACTCGAG GCATCGGCTGACAAAAAACATGGAAACTCAGGAGCTTACAGATCCtacaagaagacaacaag TCCTCTGATTCTGTTCCCAAGAGGAGTGTATGGGAACTTACCAGGATGGTTCAAGACGGTCTTTCTCTTCGAGTTTCCATTTTACAGCCGAAATCTCCCTCAAGAG TTAGGGTAG
- the RABA6a gene encoding RAB GTPase homolog A6A (RAB GTPase homolog A6A (RABA6a); FUNCTIONS IN: GTP binding; INVOLVED IN: protein transport, small GTPase mediated signal transduction; LOCATED IN: plasma membrane; EXPRESSED IN: 22 plant structures; EXPRESSED DURING: 13 growth stages; CONTAINS InterPro DOMAIN/s: Ras GTPase (InterPro:IPR001806), Small GTP-binding protein (InterPro:IPR005225), Small GTPase (InterPro:IPR020851), Ras (InterPro:IPR013753), Ras small GTPase, Rab type (InterPro:IPR003579), Rab11-related (InterPro:IPR015595); BEST Arabidopsis thaliana protein match is: RAB GTPase homolog A6B (TAIR:AT1G18200.1); Has 27212 Blast hits to 27171 proteins in 728 species: Archae - 24; Bacteria - 131; Metazoa - 14579; Fungi - 3674; Plants - 3000; Viruses - 20; Other Eukaryotes - 5784 (source: NCBI BLink).) → MAEDTYEEECDYLFKAVLIGDSAVGKSNLLSRFSKDEFRFDSKPTIGVEFAYRNVHVGDKIIKAQIWDTAGQERFRAITSSYYRGALGALLIYDITRRTTFDNIKKWLFELRDFANPETVVVLVGNKSDLRQSREVEEDEGKTLAESEGLYFLETSALENVNVEEAFLVMIGRIHEVVTQRIASENKSNGAATPHINGNGNGTVLPVGKEIVNIHEVTATQPLLSSSSNCCFK, encoded by the exons ATGGCAGAAGATACGTACGAGGAAGAGTGCGACTACTTGTTTAAGGCGGTGTTGATCGGAGACTCAGCCGTCGGAAAATCAAACCTCTTGTCTAGATTTTCTAAAGACGAGTTCCGGTTTGACTCTAAACCAACCATCGGAGTAGAGTTTGCTTACCGGAATGTTCACGTCGGAGATAAAATCATCAAGGCTCAGATTTGGGACACCGCCGGCCAAGAAAG ATTTCGAGCAATCACAAGTTCGTACTACCGTGGAGCATTAGGGGCATTACTGATTTACGACATCACTAGACGAACAACTTTCGACAACATCAAGAAATGGCTTTTCGAGCTTAGAGACTTCGCCAATCCCGAAACCGTCGTTGTCCTCGTCGGAAACAAATCTGATCTCCGACAATCtagagaagttgaagaagacgagGGTAAGACTCTAGCAGAATCAGAAGGTCTCTACTTCCTCGAGACTTCGGCTTTAGAGAATGTTAACGTCGAAGAAGCGTTTCTAGTGATGATCGGACGGATACATGAGGTTGTTACTCAGAGGATAGCTTCGGAAAACAAATCCAACGGTGCTGCGACGCCTCACATTAACGGTAATGGGAACGGTACGGTCCTTCCGGTTGGTAAAGAAATTGTGAATATACACGAAGTCACTGCTACTCAACCCTTATTAAGCTCATCTTCCAACTGTTGTTTcaagtaa
- a CDS encoding 3-oxo-5-alpha-steroid 4-dehydrogenase (DUF1295) (FUNCTIONS IN: oxidoreductase activity, acting on the CH-CH group of donors; INVOLVED IN: lipid metabolic process; LOCATED IN: plasma membrane; EXPRESSED IN: 24 plant structures; EXPRESSED DURING: 13 growth stages; CONTAINS InterPro DOMAIN/s: 3-oxo-5-alpha-steroid 4-dehydrogenase, C-terminal (InterPro:IPR001104), Protein of unknown function DUF1295 (InterPro:IPR010721); BEST Arabidopsis thaliana protein match is: Protein of unknown function (DUF1295) (TAIR:AT1G18180.1); Has 30201 Blast hits to 17322 proteins in 780 species: Archae - 12; Bacteria - 1396; Metazoa - 17338; Fungi - 3422; Plants - 5037; Viruses - 0; Other Eukaryotes - 2996 (source: NCBI BLink).) → MRILQWGEDRRFDEQRGNIVRLIIFWTLQAVWVWTVSLPLTLVNASDGGGSLKPADVIGWTMWVFGFLIEAAADQQKLSFKNSPENRGKWCDVGVWKYSRHPNYFGEMLLWWGIFVAASPVLEGAEYLVIFGPLFLTLLLLFVSGIPLLEASADKKHGNSGAYRSYKKTTSPLILFPRGVYGNLPGWFKTVFLFEFPFYSRNLPQEKVRVDSKTAKRKK, encoded by the exons ATGAG GATCTTGCAATGGGGGGAAGATCGTCGCTTTGATGAACAGCGTGGAAATATAGTGAGACTAATCATTTTCTGGACTCTTCAG GCTGTGTGGGTTTGGACGGTTAGCTTACCTTTAACACTTGTTAATGCAAGTGATGGTGGTGGATCTCTTAAACCCGCAGATGTTATCGGTTGGACTATGTGGGTTTTCGGTTTCTTGATTGAAGCTGCAGCTGATCAACAGAAGCTATCATTCAAAAACTCTcctgaaaacagaggaaaatggTGTGATGTTGGAGTCTGGAAGTATTCAAGACATCCAAACTACTTCGGTGAG ATGTTACTGTGGTGGGGAATCTTTGTGGCTGCATCGCCTGTGCTTGAAGGTGCAGAGTATCTTGTCATATTCGGACCACTCTTTCTCACTTTGCTACTTCTATTCGTCAGCGGCATACCATTACTCGAG GCATCGGCTGACAAAAAACATGGAAACTCAGGAGCTTACAGATCCtacaagaagacaacaag TCCTCTGATTCTGTTCCCAAGAGGAGTGTATGGGAACTTACCAGGATGGTTCAAGACGGTCTTTCTCTTCGAGTTTCCATTTTACAGCCGAAATCTCCCTCAAGAG AAAGTTAGGGTAGACTCCAAAACagcaaagagaaagaagtaa
- a CDS encoding 3-oxo-5-alpha-steroid 4-dehydrogenase (DUF1295) (FUNCTIONS IN: oxidoreductase activity, acting on the CH-CH group of donors; INVOLVED IN: lipid metabolic process; LOCATED IN: plasma membrane, vacuole; EXPRESSED IN: 24 plant structures; EXPRESSED DURING: 13 growth stages; CONTAINS InterPro DOMAIN/s: 3-oxo-5-alpha-steroid 4-dehydrogenase, C-terminal (InterPro:IPR001104), Protein of unknown function DUF1295 (InterPro:IPR010721); BEST Arabidopsis thaliana protein match is: Protein of unknown function (DUF1295) (TAIR:AT1G18180.1); Has 2028 Blast hits to 2028 proteins in 336 species: Archae - 0; Bacteria - 496; Metazoa - 80; Fungi - 120; Plants - 113; Viruses - 0; Other Eukaryotes - 1219 (source: NCBI BLink).) produces MGTVLDSHFLALTAIVTVIYQFIFFVITALFKFDQVTDFAGSTNFVILAVLTLVLKASWHFRQIVLTLLVVVWGLRLGIFLLMRILQWGEDRRFDEQRGNIVRLIIFWTLQAVWVWTVSLPLTLVNASDGGGSLKPADVIGWTMWVFGFLIEAAADQQKLSFKNSPENRGKWCDVGVWKYSRHPNYFGEMLLWWGIFVAASPVLEGAEYLVIFGPLFLTLLLLFVSGIPLLEASADKKHGNSGAYRSYKKTTSPLILFPRGVYGNLPGWFKTVFLFEFPFYSRNLPQEVAV; encoded by the exons ATGGGAACAGTTCTCGATTCGCATTTTCTGGCTCTCACTGCTATTGTCACT GTGATTTACCAGTTCATATTCTTCGTAATCACGGctcttttcaaatttgatcAAGTCACTGACTTTGCTG GTAGCACAAACTTCGTTATACTTGCTGTGTTAACACTTGTTCTCAAAGCCTCTTGGCATTTTCGACAG ATAGTATTGACTTTGCTAGTTGTGGTATGGGGTCTTCGCTTGGGGATTTTCCTTCTAATGAG GATCTTGCAATGGGGGGAAGATCGTCGCTTTGATGAACAGCGTGGAAATATAGTGAGACTAATCATTTTCTGGACTCTTCAG GCTGTGTGGGTTTGGACGGTTAGCTTACCTTTAACACTTGTTAATGCAAGTGATGGTGGTGGATCTCTTAAACCCGCAGATGTTATCGGTTGGACTATGTGGGTTTTCGGTTTCTTGATTGAAGCTGCAGCTGATCAACAGAAGCTATCATTCAAAAACTCTcctgaaaacagaggaaaatggTGTGATGTTGGAGTCTGGAAGTATTCAAGACATCCAAACTACTTCGGTGAG ATGTTACTGTGGTGGGGAATCTTTGTGGCTGCATCGCCTGTGCTTGAAGGTGCAGAGTATCTTGTCATATTCGGACCACTCTTTCTCACTTTGCTACTTCTATTCGTCAGCGGCATACCATTACTCGAG GCATCGGCTGACAAAAAACATGGAAACTCAGGAGCTTACAGATCCtacaagaagacaacaag TCCTCTGATTCTGTTCCCAAGAGGAGTGTATGGGAACTTACCAGGATGGTTCAAGACGGTCTTTCTCTTCGAGTTTCCATTTTACAGCCGAAATCTCCCTCAAGAGGTGGCTGTTTAG